One segment of Phycisphaerae bacterium DNA contains the following:
- a CDS encoding sugar phosphate isomerase/epimerase, giving the protein MSFELGYNTNGFATHRLEDAINVLSELGYESVAITLDYHALNPYSPDINQQTQVIRQLLQSRNMCCVIETGSRFLLDPFRKHWPTLITANEENRNRRLDFLYRAIEIAAELDAEAVSFWSGAADPLLSVEDSWNLLVDGCDALLARAVQQDVYLAFEPEPGMFVERMDQFARLADELNHPRFGLTLDVGHLHCLSDGLPANRIREFANRLFNVHIEDMRVGRHEHLPFGEGEILFEPIFTALRETNYVGTINVELSRHSHDAVETARSAFEFLSRLNR; this is encoded by the coding sequence ATGTCATTTGAACTCGGTTACAACACCAACGGCTTTGCGACGCATCGACTCGAAGATGCCATCAACGTGCTTTCAGAGCTTGGCTACGAATCGGTCGCCATCACCCTCGATTACCATGCTTTGAACCCCTATTCTCCCGACATAAATCAGCAGACCCAGGTCATCAGGCAGTTGTTGCAATCGCGGAACATGTGCTGCGTCATCGAAACCGGGTCGCGCTTCCTGCTCGACCCCTTCCGTAAGCATTGGCCGACGCTGATCACTGCCAATGAAGAGAATCGCAACCGGCGGCTGGATTTTCTTTACCGCGCGATCGAGATCGCCGCGGAGCTGGATGCCGAGGCGGTGAGTTTCTGGTCCGGTGCGGCCGACCCTCTTTTGTCGGTTGAGGATTCATGGAACCTGCTCGTTGACGGATGTGACGCGTTGCTCGCCAGAGCGGTTCAGCAGGACGTGTATCTCGCGTTTGAGCCGGAGCCCGGTATGTTCGTCGAGCGCATGGACCAGTTCGCCCGCCTCGCGGACGAGTTAAACCATCCGCGCTTCGGACTCACACTCGACGTAGGACATCTGCACTGCCTCAGCGACGGACTGCCCGCCAACCGAATCAGGGAGTTCGCTAACAGGCTGTTTAACGTCCACATCGAGGATATGCGCGTCGGCCGACACGAACACCTGCCGTTCGGCGAAGGCGAAATTCTCTTTGAACCGATCTTCACGGCCCTTCGTGAAACAAATTACGTCGGCACCATCAATGTCGAGCTCAGCCGCCACAGCCATGACGCCGTTGAGACGGCTCGATCCGCATTTGAGTTTCTCTCCAGATTGAATCGTTAG
- a CDS encoding alkaline phosphatase family protein: MPTPSLILISMPGLRPRDLQHMPRLRRMAETGDCRDFIPSFPCVTSPIQAAMATGNPASSHGIIGNGFYHRERDAVELWVGRNGLVQGGQIWDVLASRGVTSAAWHLQNIKDAAATFIVTPEPRHHEDGRTELWCYSKPDHLYEDLLRDLGHFPLMNYWGPMTSIKSSEWIVNASLWLIQRERPQFNAIYFPHLDYAAQKFGPDHPAAAAACREADEQIGRLVDGLSAIGLSDAAFLVVGEYAITDVSRVIYPNRLLRDAGMVKVNSRPDGEYLVTSESLAFAVVDHQFAHVYVKDPTDIDAAAGIFEGMDGIAQVLVGAERATVGVNHPRSGEVVLICEPDTWLAYYWWFDCDFAPPFARTVDIHAKPGYDPVELFIDMPARQTPLDATRVMGSHGAPAESPEQFGAIVASFAAMLPLEGPVRDTDIRSMIDQAFLG; encoded by the coding sequence ATGCCCACTCCATCGCTCATTCTCATCTCGATGCCTGGTCTGCGGCCGCGCGATCTCCAACACATGCCGCGACTCCGGCGAATGGCCGAAACCGGCGACTGCCGCGATTTTATTCCGTCTTTTCCGTGCGTGACTTCGCCCATTCAGGCAGCCATGGCAACGGGCAACCCCGCCTCATCGCACGGCATCATTGGCAACGGATTCTACCATCGCGAGAGGGACGCCGTTGAACTCTGGGTGGGCCGTAATGGGCTGGTTCAGGGCGGGCAAATCTGGGATGTTCTCGCGAGCAGAGGTGTCACTTCGGCGGCATGGCATCTCCAGAACATCAAGGACGCCGCGGCCACTTTCATCGTGACGCCGGAGCCCCGGCACCACGAGGACGGCCGCACCGAACTCTGGTGTTACTCCAAGCCCGATCATCTCTATGAGGACCTGCTGAGAGATCTCGGCCATTTCCCGCTGATGAATTACTGGGGACCGATGACGAGCATCAAATCATCGGAGTGGATCGTCAACGCGTCGCTCTGGTTAATTCAACGCGAGCGGCCGCAATTCAATGCCATCTACTTTCCCCATCTGGACTACGCGGCACAAAAATTCGGACCCGACCATCCCGCGGCTGCGGCGGCATGCCGCGAGGCCGACGAGCAAATCGGCCGGCTCGTCGATGGCCTCTCGGCGATCGGCCTGTCTGACGCGGCCTTTCTCGTTGTCGGTGAGTATGCCATTACCGATGTGTCGCGTGTCATCTATCCGAACCGCCTGCTTCGGGACGCGGGCATGGTCAAGGTGAATTCCCGTCCGGATGGCGAATACCTGGTCACGAGCGAAAGCCTCGCCTTTGCAGTCGTCGATCACCAGTTCGCGCATGTGTATGTGAAGGACCCCACCGACATCGATGCGGCCGCTGGCATTTTTGAGGGCATGGACGGCATTGCCCAGGTGCTCGTCGGCGCGGAGCGCGCAACGGTCGGCGTCAATCATCCTCGTAGCGGCGAAGTGGTTTTGATCTGCGAGCCCGACACATGGCTTGCCTATTACTGGTGGTTCGACTGCGATTTCGCCCCTCCTTTCGCCCGAACCGTCGATATCCACGCCAAACCCGGTTATGACCCGGTCGAATTGTTCATTGACATGCCCGCCCGCCAGACTCCGCTCGATGCGACACGGGTCATGGGCAGCCACGGCGCGCCCGCCGAGTCGCCGGAACAGTTCGGAGCGATCGTCGCGTCCTTCGCAGCCATGCTGCCGCTGGAAGGTCCCGTGCGAGATACCGACATACGCAGTATGATTGATCAGGCATTTCTCGGTTAG
- a CDS encoding ABC transporter ATP-binding protein, which translates to MNGTDIEVRDLKKVYYKDRMEIPVLDGLNLTIGAGEFVALMGPSGSGKSTLLHLVGGLDTVTGGSVRVGASHLENMSERERTAWRSRHIGFIFQMYHLVPVLTAAQNVELPLLLFKMPSHERKERVATALSIVGLGDRMDHRPNQLSGGQEQRVAIARAIVTDPDAILADEPTGDLDAKTSEEILELLNLLNIEFNKTILMVTHDPRAAGHASRTVHLEKGVLEREEFNTNRPHIRSTTAV; encoded by the coding sequence ATGAACGGAACGGACATCGAAGTACGCGATCTAAAGAAGGTTTACTACAAGGATCGCATGGAAATTCCGGTCTTGGATGGACTTAACCTGACGATCGGCGCCGGCGAGTTCGTGGCGCTGATGGGTCCGAGCGGTTCCGGCAAATCAACACTCCTGCATCTGGTCGGCGGGTTGGATACCGTCACCGGCGGGAGTGTCCGCGTCGGTGCATCGCACCTGGAGAACATGAGCGAACGTGAAAGAACCGCTTGGCGCAGCCGGCACATCGGATTCATCTTTCAGATGTATCACCTGGTCCCCGTTCTGACGGCCGCGCAGAATGTCGAATTACCGCTGCTGCTTTTCAAGATGCCGTCGCACGAACGCAAGGAGCGTGTAGCCACCGCGCTCTCGATTGTCGGCTTGGGCGACCGTATGGATCACCGGCCGAACCAGCTTTCCGGTGGTCAGGAGCAGCGCGTCGCAATCGCGCGGGCGATCGTGACGGACCCCGATGCCATACTGGCGGATGAGCCCACCGGCGATCTGGATGCCAAAACATCGGAAGAGATTCTCGAACTTCTGAACCTCCTGAACATTGAGTTCAACAAGACGATTCTGATGGTCACGCACGACCCGCGTGCTGCCGGGCATGCAAGCCGGACCGTCCATCTGGAAAAAGGCGTTTTGGAGCGCGAAGAGTTTAACACCAATCGCCCGCATATCCGTTCAACGACTGCGGTCTAG
- a CDS encoding ABC transporter permease — MTLTYVLMQNLRRNPLRIGLTAVAFALPMAIFVAAISLVVAMAQAAASMEKELRLGVHHKTSLVNALPEGMRRKIEALDPDRRRLTAVCGMRWFGGRVPNTQNTLTSLAADADTFPIVYSDTHMQPAEIDEWNRNRQACVVGMSPAEQYGWKVGDRITLESTIPPYTQLEFKIVKVLQNKERANFFWFRRDFLVESWKALNYDDPRCNIFWVKCKSADDMHSLQKEIDALFANTPDETKSEDENTFGANFIQAAGNIPGLMQVMSIVVVVVIAMVAGNTMMMSFRERTRELAVFKAIGFQSGRVFRIVLAESVLLAVGGSLVGILPVTLYLLWYPIKLRQAGPVGILEVSWIAVIGSMVIALLVGLLAGFWPAFQALRLRTTDALRRVA; from the coding sequence ATGACTCTGACATACGTCCTGATGCAGAATCTACGCCGCAATCCGTTGCGAATCGGATTGACTGCCGTCGCGTTCGCCCTGCCGATGGCGATATTTGTCGCAGCCATCTCTCTTGTCGTGGCGATGGCGCAGGCCGCGGCCAGCATGGAGAAAGAGCTGCGTCTTGGCGTCCATCACAAGACCTCGCTTGTGAATGCTTTGCCGGAGGGCATGCGACGAAAAATCGAGGCGCTCGATCCTGACCGCCGACGATTGACCGCCGTCTGTGGCATGCGATGGTTCGGCGGCCGTGTGCCGAATACTCAGAACACGTTGACGAGTCTTGCGGCCGACGCGGACACCTTTCCGATCGTCTATTCAGACACGCACATGCAGCCCGCTGAAATTGACGAATGGAATCGAAACCGTCAGGCATGTGTGGTGGGCATGAGTCCCGCCGAGCAGTACGGCTGGAAAGTGGGAGATCGAATCACGCTTGAAAGCACGATACCACCCTACACGCAGCTTGAATTCAAAATTGTGAAGGTGCTTCAGAACAAGGAACGTGCCAATTTCTTTTGGTTCCGCCGCGATTTTCTGGTCGAATCCTGGAAGGCGCTCAACTACGACGATCCCCGGTGCAATATCTTCTGGGTCAAATGCAAATCGGCAGACGACATGCACTCCCTTCAAAAGGAGATCGATGCCCTCTTTGCCAACACGCCCGATGAAACCAAAAGCGAAGACGAAAACACCTTCGGCGCGAACTTTATCCAGGCCGCCGGAAACATCCCCGGACTCATGCAGGTCATGTCCATTGTCGTGGTCGTCGTCATTGCGATGGTTGCCGGCAATACGATGATGATGAGCTTCCGCGAGCGAACACGGGAGTTGGCCGTCTTCAAGGCGATCGGATTCCAATCCGGCCGGGTGTTCCGAATTGTGCTGGCCGAGAGCGTATTGCTCGCAGTCGGCGGCTCGCTGGTCGGAATTCTGCCCGTGACGCTCTATTTACTCTGGTATCCGATCAAGTTGCGGCAGGCTGGACCTGTCGGAATTCTGGAAGTGTCCTGGATCGCGGTGATCGGCTCGATGGTGATCGCCCTGCTTGTCGGCCTGCTTGCGGGCTTCTGGCCCGCCTTTCAGGCACTACGGCTTCGAACAACGGATGCCCTGCGCCGCGTTGCATGA
- a CDS encoding ABC transporter permease has translation MALPVNYHWRNLFVRKATTVLTILVIAAVVGVFTWMLGFRSAVQGSLDVAGDPQKIIVLKKGATAESNSAITIEDFNKLTQLSAAERQSATGQVLLSPEMIVQVNLPRLRDGGATFANVAVRGVTEDAFAVHPNVRPLGPRFSTAEREVIVGLAASRLFGGLKIGDVVNLGYGGDRGYKVVGYFSADGGPMESEIWGYLPSLMNAYNRTMYSSVSLRLATGADADSVIATIDGPSIQLAGKTEKDYWAEQTTLMQFYLSVVGALVGVMSMAAVFAIANTMYSVVAGRTREIAMLRTIGFAGRQILTGLVLESVMIAILGGVLGCLGCAAWLQFAGNTKDMFGATTFSSLAFEIHLTPLIAIGAMTMVTVLGVLGALMPGLRAARIEVLTALREV, from the coding sequence ATGGCCCTGCCGGTCAATTACCATTGGAGAAACCTGTTTGTCCGAAAGGCGACGACCGTTCTCACCATCCTGGTCATCGCGGCGGTCGTCGGCGTCTTCACATGGATGCTCGGATTCCGATCCGCCGTGCAAGGCTCGCTCGATGTCGCTGGTGACCCGCAAAAAATCATCGTCCTGAAGAAGGGCGCGACGGCAGAGAGCAACAGCGCCATCACGATCGAGGATTTCAACAAACTGACGCAACTCTCCGCTGCCGAACGTCAATCCGCGACGGGCCAGGTCCTTCTCAGCCCGGAGATGATCGTTCAGGTGAACCTGCCTCGACTGCGCGACGGCGGCGCGACATTTGCCAACGTCGCCGTACGCGGCGTGACGGAAGATGCCTTCGCGGTCCATCCCAATGTTCGGCCATTGGGACCGCGATTCTCCACCGCCGAGCGCGAGGTTATCGTCGGACTGGCGGCGTCCAGGCTTTTTGGAGGTCTGAAGATTGGTGACGTCGTCAACCTCGGTTACGGCGGCGATCGCGGTTACAAAGTCGTCGGATATTTCTCGGCCGACGGCGGACCGATGGAGAGCGAGATCTGGGGATACCTGCCTTCTCTGATGAATGCCTACAATCGTACGATGTACTCGTCAGTGTCCCTGCGGCTCGCGACAGGCGCCGATGCAGATTCCGTAATCGCGACGATTGACGGTCCGTCGATTCAACTGGCGGGCAAGACCGAAAAGGACTACTGGGCGGAACAGACGACGCTCATGCAGTTTTACCTGTCGGTTGTCGGGGCGCTGGTAGGCGTCATGTCCATGGCAGCCGTCTTTGCCATCGCAAACACGATGTACTCCGTCGTGGCCGGTCGCACGCGGGAAATCGCGATGCTTCGAACGATCGGTTTCGCAGGACGACAGATTTTGACCGGCCTTGTCCTGGAATCCGTCATGATTGCAATCCTGGGCGGCGTGCTCGGCTGCCTCGGGTGTGCCGCCTGGCTGCAATTTGCCGGTAATACGAAGGATATGTTCGGAGCGACCACCTTCTCCTCGCTCGCATTTGAAATACATCTCACGCCGCTCATCGCGATCGGCGCAATGACGATGGTCACCGTCCTGGGCGTTCTCGGGGCGTTAATGCCCGGTTTACGAGCCGCCCGAATTGAGGTTCTTACCGCACTCCGAGAAGTTTGA
- a CDS encoding ABC transporter permease produces MNLRIIYLYRNLARNPLRTVLTCFAVALPIVIYVMSMSVVDGIGRFLDNSTRQLRLAVTQKTSIVNPLPEGYRAKIESLDPSKTRITAACGLRYIGGQRKNDPTPLSTLAVDHDAFVAAFPEHNLTPEEIEAWYKDKQAIMIGRGTAGDMGWKVGDRIVMLPSIPPYREIEFNVVSTLQNATDIVTNWCRRDYFEEIAKQEGAFPGQVTFFFVKCATQADLDFYRQEIDRLFAGSPDETKTQDEKTFMNEFITQQFDLPTNLSLLSALTVFVAVMAAANTMSMNFRDRINEMATLKSLGFGGGFAFALIQTESLLLCGLGGLIGTAGPFLAFRYTALKNWSVPLIQSLEVRNSTCMKGMAIALIIGVVAAMWPGWLAFRMKVVSSLRDLG; encoded by the coding sequence GTGAATCTTCGAATCATCTACCTCTATCGCAATCTTGCCCGAAACCCCCTTCGGACGGTTTTGACCTGCTTTGCGGTCGCACTCCCCATCGTCATCTACGTCATGTCGATGTCGGTTGTGGATGGAATCGGCCGTTTCCTTGACAACTCCACCCGGCAGCTTCGGCTGGCGGTCACTCAGAAAACCTCAATTGTGAATCCTCTGCCGGAGGGCTATCGAGCCAAGATCGAATCGCTCGATCCATCGAAGACGCGCATCACAGCGGCTTGCGGCCTGAGATACATTGGCGGTCAACGAAAAAACGATCCGACGCCGCTTTCGACGCTCGCCGTCGATCATGACGCGTTCGTCGCCGCTTTTCCCGAGCACAATCTGACACCCGAGGAAATCGAAGCATGGTACAAGGACAAACAGGCCATCATGATCGGGCGCGGAACGGCTGGCGACATGGGTTGGAAGGTCGGAGACCGCATTGTCATGCTGCCGTCGATTCCGCCATATCGCGAAATCGAGTTCAACGTCGTTTCGACGCTTCAAAATGCGACGGACATCGTAACCAACTGGTGTCGTCGAGATTACTTCGAGGAAATAGCCAAGCAGGAGGGCGCGTTTCCTGGACAGGTCACCTTCTTTTTCGTGAAGTGTGCAACGCAGGCCGATCTGGACTTCTATCGTCAGGAAATCGACCGCCTGTTCGCCGGGTCGCCGGACGAAACCAAGACCCAGGACGAAAAAACCTTCATGAACGAGTTCATCACTCAGCAGTTCGATTTACCGACCAACCTTTCTCTGCTGTCCGCGCTGACGGTGTTTGTCGCGGTCATGGCGGCAGCGAACACCATGAGCATGAACTTCCGCGACCGCATCAATGAGATGGCAACGTTGAAATCGCTGGGCTTCGGTGGCGGATTTGCATTTGCCTTGATCCAGACCGAGAGCCTGTTGCTCTGCGGGCTGGGCGGCCTGATCGGTACAGCCGGCCCTTTCCTGGCTTTTCGTTATACCGCGCTGAAAAACTGGTCTGTGCCCCTGATTCAATCACTTGAAGTCCGCAATTCCACCTGCATGAAGGGAATGGCGATTGCGCTGATCATCGGCGTCGTTGCCGCGATGTGGCCGGGCTGGCTCGCATTTCGAATGAAGGTGGTGTCGTCACTTCGCGATCTGGGATGA
- a CDS encoding ABC transporter permease: MVLPVTYNWRNLFVRKLSTLLTFAVVTIVVGVLAILLSFAEGIKASLRASGSSRNILVLKTGATAESTSMISPDESSRLLQVPGIARDQSGAPLISRELCVQTSIPRRNSGNMANVAVRGVEPIAKQVHEEIRLTRGRWFNESSPEIIVGKAAADRYANLEIGGTIELGRTSSTNYTIVGIFEAAGGALESEIWASRTMLANAYGRSFVSSVLLHMQDGADIQAAIDYIRGPAVRLTSKTETDYYGDLSSKSLEIVTLTTILITLMAAGAVFAVANTMYAAVDGRRREIAMLRTIGFTKAAILTSFVIESLMICLVACTFGLLAASFISGSRQDFLSDTTWTVLAYELRITPTIVVSALSVSMLVGIIGAIAPAAKASRISILEALRKA, translated from the coding sequence ATGGTCCTGCCTGTCACATACAACTGGCGGAATCTCTTCGTGCGAAAGCTGAGCACCTTGCTCACGTTTGCCGTCGTCACCATCGTCGTCGGCGTCCTTGCAATCCTTCTTTCATTTGCCGAAGGCATCAAGGCTTCCCTGCGGGCCAGCGGTTCGAGCCGGAACATCCTGGTGTTGAAGACCGGCGCGACGGCCGAAAGCACGAGCATGATCAGTCCGGACGAGTCGAGCAGGCTTCTCCAGGTTCCGGGCATCGCCCGCGATCAGAGCGGCGCGCCGTTGATCAGCCGAGAGTTGTGCGTGCAGACTTCCATTCCGCGCCGCAACAGCGGGAACATGGCCAATGTGGCGGTACGCGGTGTCGAGCCGATCGCAAAACAGGTGCACGAGGAAATCCGGCTGACCCGGGGTCGGTGGTTTAATGAGAGCTCCCCGGAAATCATCGTCGGCAAAGCTGCGGCAGATCGATATGCCAACCTGGAAATAGGGGGAACGATCGAGCTCGGCCGAACATCGAGCACCAACTACACGATCGTCGGAATCTTCGAAGCCGCTGGCGGAGCGCTCGAAAGCGAGATTTGGGCGTCGCGAACCATGCTCGCTAACGCGTATGGGCGCTCATTTGTTTCGAGCGTTCTGCTGCACATGCAGGACGGCGCCGACATCCAGGCAGCAATTGATTACATCCGAGGACCCGCCGTTCGGCTCACGTCCAAAACTGAAACCGACTACTATGGCGACCTCTCCTCCAAATCGCTGGAAATCGTGACGCTGACGACCATCCTGATCACTCTGATGGCCGCAGGCGCAGTATTTGCCGTCGCAAACACGATGTACGCCGCGGTCGACGGCCGCCGCCGTGAAATTGCCATGCTTCGCACCATCGGCTTTACAAAGGCCGCAATACTCACCTCATTTGTCATCGAATCGCTGATGATTTGTCTCGTGGCATGCACATTTGGACTGCTCGCGGCTTCATTTATCAGCGGATCACGTCAGGATTTCTTATCGGACACCACCTGGACGGTCCTTGCCTATGAACTCCGGATCACGCCGACGATTGTCGTGTCCGCCTTATCTGTATCGATGCTCGTTGGAATCATCGGAGCCATCGCTCCGGCCGCGAAGGCGTCCAGAATCAGCATACTCGAGGCCCTGCGTAAAGCCTGA
- a CDS encoding efflux RND transporter periplasmic adaptor subunit, which translates to MSTQPDIRAQIRSLTIPKEQRPAAGKPEQAAKTRSFTWLYVMLAVAAAAFVVYRYVPVEFASSIFSGSSTAASPVTFVTVTERAADEPIPVHTASGKIVSDRKVSVTTKVSGQITELLFEQGDKIVKGQVLARIERVLPKARRDEAAAALQKSMAALEFQKVNFERVKKLHDSENAPDIEFAEAVRALDEAQAQVKQDQATLEYAEKVLRDCEVVAPISGVILERNVEVGDFVAAEGGIGANANAQFGTIADMSVLRVEVDISELDISRISRNMRCRITPDAYKNRRFDGYVMWIDPGANYSKATVQVKVRIENPDDSLRVEGVAQVVFYSDETNSGGSGTGRIWIPSTACASSNDGKSGRVFVLIDGHLKATAVTLGASAPGQVEILSGLAAGQNIAASDVEKLSDGQRIKN; encoded by the coding sequence ATGTCGACTCAACCGGATATCCGCGCGCAGATTCGATCGCTCACCATCCCCAAGGAGCAACGACCTGCCGCGGGCAAACCCGAGCAGGCAGCGAAGACTCGATCATTCACCTGGCTCTACGTCATGCTTGCGGTCGCGGCTGCGGCTTTCGTGGTCTACCGCTATGTTCCGGTCGAGTTTGCGTCTTCGATCTTCTCCGGGTCTTCGACAGCCGCGTCTCCCGTTACATTCGTGACTGTCACAGAACGAGCGGCGGACGAGCCGATACCCGTCCACACTGCGTCGGGAAAAATCGTGTCCGACCGCAAGGTCAGCGTGACGACGAAGGTCTCCGGACAGATCACTGAACTTCTGTTCGAACAGGGCGACAAAATCGTCAAAGGGCAGGTGCTTGCTCGGATTGAGCGCGTGCTGCCGAAGGCCCGCCGCGATGAGGCGGCTGCAGCGCTGCAAAAATCGATGGCTGCTCTCGAGTTTCAGAAAGTCAACTTCGAGCGAGTGAAGAAGCTTCACGACAGCGAAAACGCGCCGGACATCGAGTTCGCCGAGGCTGTTCGCGCTCTCGACGAAGCCCAGGCACAGGTTAAACAGGACCAGGCGACTCTGGAATATGCCGAAAAAGTTTTGCGGGATTGCGAAGTCGTTGCCCCGATCAGCGGCGTGATTCTTGAGAGGAATGTCGAAGTCGGTGATTTCGTGGCGGCCGAGGGCGGCATCGGGGCGAACGCCAACGCGCAGTTCGGCACGATCGCGGATATGTCCGTTCTCCGGGTCGAAGTCGATATCAGCGAACTCGACATCTCGCGGATCAGCCGAAACATGCGATGCCGCATCACACCGGACGCCTACAAGAATCGCCGCTTCGACGGCTATGTTATGTGGATCGATCCGGGCGCGAATTACTCCAAGGCGACGGTTCAGGTCAAGGTGCGAATTGAGAATCCCGACGATTCGCTGCGTGTCGAAGGCGTGGCACAGGTTGTGTTTTACTCTGATGAAACAAACTCCGGCGGCAGCGGCACGGGAAGAATCTGGATTCCGTCCACAGCCTGCGCGAGTTCCAATGACGGCAAATCCGGACGCGTCTTTGTCTTGATCGATGGACATCTGAAAGCCACGGCCGTGACACTCGGCGCATCGGCCCCAGGCCAGGTCGAGATCCTGAGCGGATTGGCGGCCGGGCAAAACATCGCGGCCTCAGACGTCGAGAAACTCAGCGACGGGCAGCGAATCAAAAATTAG
- the tpx gene encoding thiol peroxidase: protein MSRTCTLKGNPLSLEGPELKVGDIAPDAVVRSNLVTDWKLSEGKGKTRIYSVVPSLDTPVCAEQTRRFYKEIAHLPNVEFYTISFDLPVAMARFCGAEGIDTTKFKVLSDAKHADFGRKYGTLIPEHRINCRAAFVVGSDDKIKYAEYVKEVAEHPNYEAVLKVAKEVAG from the coding sequence ATGAGCAGAACCTGTACGCTCAAAGGCAACCCACTGTCACTCGAAGGTCCGGAACTGAAAGTCGGCGATATCGCGCCCGATGCCGTCGTTCGCAGCAATCTGGTGACCGATTGGAAGCTCTCAGAGGGCAAAGGCAAGACTCGGATTTACAGCGTGGTGCCGTCGCTCGATACGCCGGTCTGTGCCGAACAGACCCGTCGCTTTTACAAGGAAATCGCACACCTTCCGAATGTTGAATTCTATACGATCAGCTTCGACCTGCCCGTGGCGATGGCTCGATTCTGCGGCGCCGAAGGCATCGATACAACGAAATTCAAGGTCCTGAGCGATGCCAAGCACGCGGACTTCGGAAGGAAGTACGGCACGTTGATTCCCGAACATCGCATCAACTGCCGAGCAGCTTTTGTTGTCGGCTCGGATGACAAGATCAAGTATGCTGAGTACGTGAAAGAGGTCGCCGAGCATCCGAACTATGAGGCCGTGCTGAAGGTTGCCAAGGAGGTCGCCGGCTGA
- the trxA gene encoding thioredoxin: MAGQNTLTFSDSNFEQEVLQSSTPVLVDFWAEWCMPCRALGPVIDEIANDYAGKVKVGKLDTDSNQETSAKFGIQSIPTVLVFRNGEIVKRFSGLRPKKDLAAALDAII, translated from the coding sequence ATGGCCGGCCAGAATACGCTTACATTCAGCGACAGCAATTTTGAGCAGGAAGTTCTCCAATCCTCAACGCCGGTCCTTGTGGATTTCTGGGCCGAGTGGTGCATGCCCTGCCGGGCGCTGGGACCCGTCATCGACGAGATCGCCAATGACTACGCCGGAAAGGTGAAAGTCGGCAAGCTGGACACCGACAGCAATCAGGAAACATCCGCTAAATTCGGAATACAGAGCATACCCACCGTACTGGTCTTCAGGAATGGTGAAATCGTCAAGCGATTCAGCGGACTTCGCCCCAAGAAAGACCTCGCTGCCGCGCTCGATGCAATCATCTGA
- a CDS encoding ATP-grasp domain-containing protein, which translates to MQAGCVPPKSDAGLSEQEMMSCKTEYHVLQALKRLGHDAEPLVVASELNVIREAISIRKPHVVFNLLEEFRGLDFYVPYVLGYLELIRQPYTGCNPRGLLFATSKALQRKILRHHRILVPDFYVVPYLKKTRRPARMQFPLIVKSATAHGSVGIAQASVVHDDEKLNERIAFIHHELSNDAIIEEYVEGRELYVALLGNQRIEAFPIWEMIFEKLPDGAANIATSKIKWDTNYQQRIGLKTGAAENLTESDVKRIIHLCKRAYRVLNQSGYARIDLRMTADGRVYVIESNPNPQIAIDEEFAESALMAGVDYESLLTRIIQLGTRYHAGLE; encoded by the coding sequence ATGCAGGCCGGCTGCGTTCCGCCGAAGAGCGACGCGGGCCTGAGCGAGCAGGAGATGATGTCCTGCAAGACGGAGTACCATGTCCTGCAGGCGCTGAAACGCCTGGGGCACGATGCGGAGCCTTTGGTAGTCGCGAGCGAGCTGAATGTCATCCGCGAGGCGATCAGCATCCGTAAACCACATGTCGTTTTCAATCTGCTCGAGGAATTTCGCGGGCTGGACTTTTACGTGCCCTATGTGCTGGGCTATCTCGAATTAATCCGCCAGCCGTATACGGGTTGCAATCCTCGCGGCCTTCTGTTTGCCACGAGCAAGGCGCTGCAACGGAAGATTCTGAGGCATCATCGCATCCTCGTGCCGGACTTTTACGTGGTTCCGTACCTGAAGAAGACAAGGCGGCCTGCGCGAATGCAGTTTCCGCTGATCGTCAAATCCGCGACGGCTCACGGCTCGGTGGGAATTGCGCAGGCGTCGGTCGTGCATGACGACGAGAAGCTCAACGAGCGGATCGCTTTCATTCATCATGAACTCTCCAATGACGCCATCATTGAAGAGTATGTTGAGGGACGAGAGCTGTACGTGGCGCTACTGGGAAATCAGCGAATCGAGGCGTTTCCCATCTGGGAGATGATCTTCGAGAAATTGCCGGACGGAGCCGCCAATATCGCGACCAGCAAGATCAAATGGGACACGAATTATCAGCAGCGAATCGGCCTGAAGACGGGGGCGGCTGAGAATCTCACGGAGTCCGACGTAAAGCGGATCATCCATCTATGCAAGCGAGCCTATCGCGTGCTGAACCAGAGCGGCTATGCGCGAATCGATCTGCGCATGACCGCGGACGGGCGGGTGTATGTCATCGAGTCAAATCCTAATCCGCAGATCGCGATTGATGAGGAATTCGCGGAATCGGCGCTGATGGCCGGTGTCGATTATGAGTCACTCCTGACCCGGATCATTCAACTCGGAACGCGCTATCACGCGGGACTGGAATAG